One genomic region from Biomphalaria glabrata chromosome 7, xgBioGlab47.1, whole genome shotgun sequence encodes:
- the LOC106052158 gene encoding adenosine deaminase AGSA-like translates to MVTLFLCLSVLLTLSAAVPTWYLEARQTFIDAEASMRIGAQLTLNPKEQLVNKYMMSLKNSSIQESIWTTKPFSPSISFFESKAWIDNSTLYGVIKMMPKGGILHLHDKAMTSLNWTVKTLTYLPGLYTKLDTDQYSTRLYKFANSSPGADWTLISDLRNASQDPDNFDEMLAVNMSIWTPEPFKTYPSVNDVWGKFRSYFRTINGLINNITNVKAYVEEAIQEFYDDNVQYMELRGGTMIDNNGNDVTEQYLEIIQNAAYNFQSAHPDFYGVKVIIPGSREDSEEGQAKMVNKTLSLMSKFPDLVKGFDLVDQEDINHLTLYYIDEFLKNDQSILPYFFHAGETDWTQGVDMNLVDSVLLNASRIGHGFAVYHHPKVLEAVKAKGIAVELNPISNQVLGLVSDLRNHPGAFLFANGAPVVVSSDDPAAWFASPLSHDFYMAFMGLGSINDDLRVLKQLAMNSFKYSTMTSDEKNEALQNWQILWDTFIDDVIKKYHL, encoded by the exons ATGGTTACTTTGTTCTTGTGCCTGTCCGTGTTACTGACATTATCAGCAGCGGTTCCCACGTGGTACCTGGAGGCCCGGCAAACTTTTATTGATGCAGAGGCGTCCATGAGGATCGGGGCACAGCtg ACTCTCAACCCCAAAGAGCAGTTGGTAAACAAATATATGATGTCATTGAAAAACTCCAGCATTCAAGAGAGTATTTGGACGACGAAGCCATTCTCTCCCTCCATAAGTTTCTTCGAGAGTAAGGCTTGGATTGATAATTCTACTCTCTATGGCGTCATTAAAATGATGCCTaaag GAGGCATCCTTCATCTACATGACAAAGCGATGACGTCATTAAACTGGACGGTCAAAACGCTGACTTACTTACCAGGGCTCTACACCAAGCTGGACACTGACCAATACAGTACCCGACTTTACAAGTTTGCTAACTCCTCTCCAGGAGCAG ACTGGACGCTTATATCAGATCTAAGAAACGCCTCACAAGACCCGGACAATTTTGATGAGAT GCTCGCTGTGAACATGTCGATCTGGACGCCAGAACCGTTTAAAACGTACCCATCGGTGAATGATGTATGGGGCAAGTTCAGATCCTACTTTAGAACCATCAACGGTCTCATTAACAACATCACAAATGTCAA GGCTTATGTTGAGGAAGCCATCCAAGAGTTTTATGACGACAATGTACAGTACATGGAGCTTCGAGGCGGCACCATG ATAGACAATAACGGAAATGACGTCACGGAGCAATACCTGGAGATCATTCAAAATGCCGCTTATAATTTCCAGAGCGCTCATCCTGATTTTTACGGGGTGAAAGTCATAATACCTGGTTCCAG GGAGGACAGTGAGGAGGGTCAAGCTAAAATGGTCAACAAGACATTGTCTTTGATGAGTAAGTTTCCTGATCTCGTGAAAGGCTTTGATCTAGTCGACCAAGAGGACATCAACCATTTGACTCTGTACTACATTGATGAATTTCTCAAAAACGACCAATCTATCCTCCCGTACTTTTTCCATGCAGGCGAGACAG ACTGGACACAAGGTGTTGATATGAACTTGGTGGACTCTGTCCTTCTCAACGCCAGTCGTATAGGGCATGGTTTCGCTGTCTACCATCATCCTAAAGTCTTGGAGGCTGTGAAAGCCAAAGGAATAGCAGTCGAATTGAATCCTATATCCAATCAG GTTTTAGGTCTGGTCTCTGATCTACGCAACCACCCTGGTGCATTCCTGTTTGCTAACGGAGCACCTGTTGTAGTGTCGTCTGATGACCCGGCTGCCTGGTTTGCAAGTCCTCTGTCACATGACTTTTATATGGCGTTCATGGGGCTAGGCTCCATCAATGACGACCTGCGCGTGTTGAAACAGCTGGCCATGAATTCTTTTAA ATACAGTACGATGACTTCTGATGAGAAGAACGAAGCTTTACAGAATTGGCAAATATTGTGGGACACATTTATTGATGATGTCATAAAGAAGTATCACCTTTAA
- the LOC106052160 gene encoding adenosine deaminase AGSA-like gives MMVYNLAVIFYMLVPIAANVDSYLAARRAFIEEELSMRVGAKLTLSPREQLVNSFLMDLKNQTIQESIWTSTPYPPAITFFKSKPWIDNSTIFKILQTMPKGGVLHLHDSAMTSLQWVIKRLTYLPNLYTRVEESKYPTRKYTFSKTPPGPGWVSMAKLRASASNRDQFDEQLVYNMSIWVEDPFRAYPSVNDVWGKFETYFSTVYDLIPSRKNTKLYLEQGIKEFYDDGVQYMEIKVAGKVDADGNDVTDEYLQLIQEVVEDFKTEHPDFIGAKVILAGRRSETSQRDMVAKTIRSMRKYPDLVKGFDLLQQEDNTHWTVEFVEDLLKDDRSRLPYFFHSGETDWTQWADLNLVDSVLLNATRIGHGYAAYHHPKVMKAVMTKGIAIELNPISNQVLGLVNDLRNHPGAFLIAMGAPVVISSDDPPAWLASPLSHDFYMAFMALGAVHDDLRLLKQLAMNSITFSTMSGREKVIARRKWQSRWIEYIDDVICKYNL, from the exons ATGATGGTCTACAATCTAGCAGTCATCTTTTACATGCTGGTGCCAATAGCTGCAAATGTTGACTCTTACCTGGCAGCACGACGTGCTTTCATCGAAGAGGAGCTTTCCATGAGAGTTGGCGCCAAACTG ACTCTAAGTCCCAGAGAACAATTAGTGAACTCGTTTTTAATGgacttaaaaaatcaaacaatccAAGAAAGTATTTGGACCTCCACCCCGTACCCACCCGCCATTACATTCTTTAAGAGCAAACCTTGGATCGACAACAGTACCATCTTTAAAATACTACAGACAATGCCAAAAG GTGGTGTGCTACATCTACACGACTCGGCCATGACGTCATTACAGTGGGTCATTAAACGACTGACCTACTTACCTAACCTCTACACACGTGTAGAAGAGAGTAAATACCCGACCAGAAAGTACACATTCTCGAAGACACCCCCCGGGCCAG GTTGGGTGTCCATGGCTAAACTGAGAGCTTCGGCCAGTAACAGAGACCAGTTTGATGAGCA GTTGGTCTATAACATGTCTATCTGGGTCGAGGACCCGTTTCGTGCTTACCCATCTGTGAATGATGTGTGGGGAAAGTTCGAAACCTACTTCTCTACTGTGTATGACCTGATACCTAGTagaaaaaacacaaa ACTTTACTTAGAGCAAGGCATCAAAGAGTTCTACGACGATGGTGTCCAGTACATGGAGATTAAGGTTGCAGGCAAG GTAGACGCAGACGGAAATGACGTCACAGATGAATACTTGCAGCTGATCCAAGAAGTGGTTGAAGACTTCAAGACTGAGCATCCGGACTTCATCGGGGCAAAGGTCATCTTGGCTGGACGTAG GTCAGAGACAAGTCAACGTGACATGGTAGCTAAGACTATTAGGTCCATGAGGAAATATCCTGATCTGGTCAAAGGATTTGACTTACTTCAACAGGAAGATAACACTCATTGGACAGTGGAGTTTGTCGAAGATTTGCTTAAAGATGACCGGTCTAGGCTACCTTACTTTTTTCATTCTGGTGAAACTG ACTGGACTCAATGGGCAGACTTGAACTTAGTGGACTCTGTCCTGTTGAACGCAACACGTATCGGTCACGGGTACGCTGCATATCATCACCCCAAGGTCATGAAAGCTGTGATGACCAAAGGAATAGCCATTGAACTAAACCCTATTTCTAACCAG GTGTTAGGTCTTGTGAATGACCTTCGTAACCATCCAGGTGCTTTCCTTATTGCTATGGGTGCCCCAGTGGTCATCAGTTCCGATGACCCACCAGCTTGGCTAGCAAGTCCATTGTCCCATGATTTCTACATGGCCTTCATGGCCCTCGGAGCAGTTCACGATGACCTGAGGCTTCTCAAACAATTAGCCATGAACTCAATAAC